tttaactacatcaagctcataatacttatgtacttttactacaatactttaactacatcaagctcataatactgatgtacttttactgtagtaggatttttttatgcaggacttttacttttaatggagtatttttacattgttgtattggtacttttacttaagtaaaggatctgaatacttcttccatcacagATCTACAGTAAATCTGTATTAATATCTTGAATCTGTTTGGTACATGTACTGATTACCTGATTATATAAAtctcacacacagaaatgttaaaCGTGGCTGGTTTTGGTGTGTTGGTCTGAGTAAAACATTTAGAACTGTTTTTTAATTCTgactctgtgtctctcttctctTGTCTTTAAAATATACGTCATTTATCTTTAACTATTTAAGAAATACTTCAAATGTGAACAAAGCCAAGAAATCAAGACCAGACAAAAATATGCTTTCAATGAAGAACATGGTTTATGTGtatctgattggttggttgattacataatttcaaaagttaaaattggtaaaaacaaaaaaagaaaatacagctttgggacaaaaaaaatcccattaaaCCATCTTAGTGAAGCAGCTTTTCCTCTAAATCCATTAACTCAATGTTATCAAACAATCTAAAATCAGAATTAATAATCACACAATTTCTATTGTTTACTGATCTGGAAGTATTTGATTTTACTTGGACTGTCAGTAGAGCCTGACATTAAAGAGGAAGTGAATTCCTCATCAAGGCAGGCATGGTGGCACATGGTAGGATGTATCACAGATCCTTGGCACAAACAAAAGGTCTTGTCCAGGAACACCTGCCATCGTTCCAAAAGCTTCCTGTAGGGAGAGATTGACAAACAAAGCAAAGCcattataaatgttttacagagtttagtttttttcaaACTAAATCAATGGATAAGATTACATCTAAATGTCCATATGTGTACATTTTCTAAAGCTTATCAGACAAATCTTAAGAATGCTTTGAGTATACCTACTAATATACCAACAGAGGCAACACATGACCATACAGCACACTGTATtgttcaaaaaatattttcaggcATCATTATTTCTCcacaataaaaatcaacatCAGGAAGTGAAGAAAAGATATTTGTACCTCTAAAGTTCATCTCTATACAGTTTTCTACTCCAACATTGTTAGGCTCTCCGGTACCCCAGCGTCTGTAGTCAAACCTTGAGCCATCAGTCCACATCCACGTTCCCTCCTGAAAGAggaaatataatataacacaaaaataatgaGAACACATGACAATATCATACAACCAAGTACAACAAAGCAGCAACCTGCTGTCTCAATAATTACCAAAGCCTCACAAAATATCCTGGAGAGTCTTGTGTTGGTGaatttttgtttggttgtttttttgtgttgttgtgtaattaatctgttgtttttttgattcatcaattagtcatttggtctttGAAATgtcaaagcccaagatgcaacttaaaatgtcttgtagggctgcaactaactaactatcagttaatctgtctattattttctcgattaattgtttagttttttgatccataaaatgtcagaaaattgtgaaaaatattgatcactgtCTCTAATTGCAGAAAGAGCTGCATCagattctgtgtgtttgtatgtctcACTTTCACTGCATCAAAGCCCCCAATCCAGGTATGCAAACAATGGCCAGTCACTCTTATAACCAGGTTTCTGAGGAAGCTGTTTTCATCAGCACTGTGGATCGAGGCCAGATTCCCACCAGCCGAAATGCAGGTACGCTAGAGAGTGAGAAgcagtacatatatatatatacatacacataatatATAGGACTTACAGAGGAATGACAGTAATATCAAACATGGTTCCAAGATGTTAAAAGCCAAAGAAAcgtaaagaaacacaagacattcaacataaaactaaacagtaaaatgcaaatgcacatcaccacaattaaaaaaaaacaacaaaaaacacctgCATTAAAATACCTCAGTAGAGCAAAGACAATTTGATGgctaaagtaaaaatgtcatttgaagATGTTATTTTAAATCTGTGGCCCAGTTCCATAAATAAGTTCTGACCTGACTTCTATAAGCCCCTTTCATCTTTTAACAACTAGATATTTAACGGAAGGCTGTTCGACAACATAGCACCAGTGTAAACAAAGGAATAATAGTTTTTGTTGCATCAGATACCTCTGCATCAGTCCAAGCCCTTGCAATGcggaagaaaatgaaacagcGAGAGCCAAACTGAGTCCAACCAGGAGGACAGCCAGAAACTGCAACACACTCGTCATGTTAGAAATGAGGTGCACATGTGGACATTACACTTATTAGTGATGAACATGTCATTCCAATAAAAAGGGTGTTAATATGCTGCTATAACATCCTCCACAaaaaaatttccaaattctctgtttccagcttctcaaatgtgaatttttctggtgtctttagtctctatgacagtaaactgaatatctttgggttgtggacaaaacagtTGAGATTGCATCTtagactttgggaaacagtgattaaCATTTAtcaccatttcctgacattttatggaccaaacaactaatcagtcaagcaagaaaataataataatgataatgataatcgataatgaaaattagttagttgcagccctacaggcAGCGGTGGGTAGGGGGATAGTCTcatgaaaaaatgtcagtgcATACCCTGTACTTCTTTGAAATAATTAACTGGAATGATTACAACAGCCaaacaaatctaaaaaataaaagtcacaGTTACCAACCTTGCTGGTCTGGGTTATCTATGGCCtgtgaacacaaacaacagGTTATTTAATAAGCTCGGAATCTGcacatttcagtgtttaattCAGCAGCTCCACAGATTTTTATGTAGTAAATATAAAGAGAAAACTAACATTATGTGTAGTCCATGCTGTATGTGGAAAAGACACTGTAAAAGCAACTCAAGCATCTCCCCAGGATGGTTCTAATTTAAGACCAATTGTTTCTCTTGGTTAACCCTGCAACTccgtctcctagaaattacatttatctACTACtgaattgcaacagcaaatatgtttagAAGGAAACGTAATGCCGCCCAAATTATAATTGTTGCAAAAGTGTTGATACTGAATGTATGAGTAAAGGGTTTggtgatgtttcttttttttttttcttttttttcctgacaaaATATCTAATCTTGCAATTCAATATCTGAATGTAGTGATACTATTAATAAACCTTTTTATGGTTATGCTTGGGCACTTGGCATCACTTCACCAAGGTctttaatacagaaaaagtcCACAGTGAAGCCAGGGCTGCCCCCAACCGAAGATTTTCCTAGTTTATCTAGTCAACTAGACAAACTAGTTGACTAGATAAACGTGCGAATGTGTCAAAGATGacgcccattcagtccaataagaattgctcgCCTGGTGCATATCCCAAAAATGTTTTAGCTTCCGCGTTTCCTTCAGGAGGTATGTGGCCCACTGAACATGCTcagtagtgtttctcctgctggccCCACCGGTGAGTTCCTGCTCGGCCTACAGACTTTACATTGTTATGACTTCATGGctttttaaatcgcttttcttgGCTCAAGGATACTTTTAtcaacataaaacctccatggatcaaaaattcataatagaaagagtcttaattgaccttgtttgcgGTTTGAagcgtcctgtcaacagttttacagacctCTCTCTTATactggtggtctatggggaaaatgctttttgggtgGCAGGGgaatttttcactgcaataccaCGACTGGCCACAGAGATCATTGGAAACAAGGCTGAGCAGCCACGCCATATACAGGTCTTATCATACATACATGGTCGGAACAACCAGCAAGGAGTTACCTTTTTCAGTCCTGTGAGTCAGTTAGCTCTGTTAAATCTTCCTGTCTCTCATTTTAGGCGGTTTCCCAGCAGGAAAGTGCAGGAGCTAACCGATATTTCCAGAGGAATCAGTGCTTCTGTTATCACAGCGGACAGGGTCACTAACCAAGTGATGAAAATATGCCATTGGTCACCTCGGCCACTTCCTATTTTCGCTGTTTCAAATGAAAAGCCTTCTAGCATTTCATAAGCAGTCTAGtcatactaggttttgaccttaTTATGACAAGGTGCAGCTTTCGAGCTTAGGCCAACCGACCAATGAAAACCTGCTCGACTAAGACTCTTCTCATCGACTAAAGGTTGGTCGACTCTTAGGGGGCAGCCATACTTTCAGCACATGACACAATGtgtttaacatttaaccaaaaccatgatctttcacCAACCTTTACCAAAGTGTTTTcgttgcctaaacctaaacacACGAGGGGCTCAAGATGTAAACCTCGGTCTCTGGTGACAACATTCTGAGTTTTCAAACCCACCTCCCCACGTTTTAAGTAGGCTTCATGTTGCACGGTTTAATGCAGTGCTTCATTAATTTGAAAAacattgtctgtgtttgtaattCAGGTGGTGATTACGTTTGACGCCACAATGTGATGGGAATATAATGAAGTCGTATATGAAAGTAATATCTAGGTTTTCTCtcctaccaccaccaccaaaaagagacaaaaggacACTTTTGTAAGTTTTACTTACAGTTCCTGCAGTGAACAATGTGCTgatcaaacacaggaagaaaaccAAGTGACACCCTGATGCCATCTGTGTTAAACataacaaattaaacattaaatccaacaaactgttggtggactgttggtctccacaaaacaagacatttgaagaaatgggctttggaaaacagtcatcaacatttttcaccattttttgacattttatgtaccaaacaactaatcgattaagaAATTaggaaataatcaacagattaattgataatgaaaatagtcgttagttacagccctaatAGGTGGGtaataaacatctgaaatattaCCTTTTGCTTTAGTGTTGACTGGCAGAGCTGAGGAGAGGACAGATTTCATGGAGGAAAACCAGTTGGTCATTTTATACCTTGTCAGAGTTCTTTGGCTGTGGAATGTAAAACTTGCCTTCCTCATGTCAGATGCCAGGGGGGCCTCCCCACATGGGACatcaaggaaacaaaaagaatatacagtacatccgTGAGTCTTATTTGACATGTCTAGCAGTTCATTTTTCCGCATTCTTCTTCAGAAAAATGCTCAAGCTCTATCAAATGTAAATGAGGGTGTGTAGGTTTAGGAAGATAGCCAAAAGCTCAGATTTCATCTAATCAGACCCTAAAACATTCTTTGTATCTCTGGCAACAGTTGTGCTGCACAGTATGTGCACAACTGTTCTCATCACAGCCATGAACCCCTGTAGTTCCTCTACATACTGTAAGTACTGTACTGCATTGATGATGAcccccccccttttccaacaccagtttttggaaaaagacttTTTGAGGATACAACACAATTTCACGCAAAGAAAGTTTCCCTGAGACACTATTAATCCAAGGAGAGGAAAGTCCTTTAAAGCAGAACATAAAGtccacatttatatattttgtcatgAGCCACACACTCAAACTCTGTCCTGTCAGGCTCTTTGGAGcatcaaaatgattttctctggtAGTTAAGCATTGTTCTTTTggtatttttcagtttcagacagCAGTAAATCTTGACTGCTTGACAGATGATTcagttctctgtgtgtttctgcagtaaagatGTGGGAAGATGCTCTTGACTtgacatgaatttatttcctccatggCAGAAAAACATTACATGAGCCTTCAGAgtataacattattatttattaatgcaaCATTCTggagcattattattattattgtttataacCTTAATGtcaccactctcatgtctgtataatatgaagctacagtctgttagcttagcttgaaCCAGAAACAGATGGAAAGGGCTcgcctggctctgtccaaaggtaacaaaatccgcCTACCAGCATCCTTAAAACTGCTGTTTTCCCACTTTCACCAAGATACCATACCGGTACACTTGAGATAATAACCTCATTATGCCGGTATGGTTTCTTGGTCACAGAACAGTTTTCCTTTCACgatattttgtcactttatttggtGAATGTGCGCCCATATGATCCTCCCTGAAATCAGAAAAATTCATTTGTCAGGCAATTTCTCTTTACAGCCATCTCAAGGCGTTATCTGTAGTCTCTGATGGCATGATGTGCACCGCCATGGCACAATTATGCACGCCAGATCTGCGGGTTACGTTTTGTGCAATCAGCACCAGACCGTTGCAAATTAACCACACAAACCTCTATGGTTATAGGCACACCAAACTTGTTGGTTATGATTAATTATTCCGTGCATTTCTAATGCAAATCAACAGGTCGCCAGGCCAAAGTGTCGCCTGGAGCTCCGCGTTTTTATTTAAAGCACAGGTACACGTGGCTGCGCTGAACAACATGTGACAGAGATTGTTTGGGTTACATTTTATTtacgtatgtatgtatgttaatattttatcttaaaaatcCCAATTTTATTAGTGGATCATTAAAAGGATCATGTTTATGTTGCAAAAtgaagattaaataaacaactgtactgttcccaaaatgtcaacagttatttttgcatgtaaaacagTCAAATCTAACGGatttaaactttcaaaacaatttctgaaataaaaaaacgACATGAAAAATACTAGACAACCTTTTAAACTCTACTTCTACGGTGGTATTTAACTGCAGATGGTTACTGTGTGGATCATTGTGATGCCAAGTAAAATCACGAACTATCACACACGGAAAACATGGTGATGGATCGTTAGCGTGTCCAGAAAACTGAATTCAACTTAAAAAGAGTCATCACCTGCTCTTGGCAGCATATTTGAGCTgctgtattcatatttgaaaCTCTTTAAAACCCAGCCAATAATGCGTTTCTTCTGAGGAAAACTCTGCAGGATTCTCAAACTGTCAGAGTATCATGACAGGGAAAGCCCTACTGTATGTTAAAAGGGGATGAAAGTAGCCAACGTCCAACATGCTCACCTATGATGATGATAAATTCTTTCTGATCCCACCCTGTATCTAAGTGTGCCACATTTTGGCACGGTGTGCCTGGccataaaaataccaaaagtgCTGCACAGGGAACATTTGACTGAGATCTGTGCTGCTGGGTTCACGAAAAAAGGGCCTTGTATCTTATTTGTCTACTCTGTACGAAAACCAAAGCTTGAGTGTTGTATTTAAgctttttatgttaaaaaacagTAATGTACATTGATCAGTTTGCCCTTGAAATGgaaggaaataaataaagaaaacggTGAGAGTATTTTATTGAAAACATGCCATTTAAGCTTCATCAACATTTGTGTCAGCAGCCAGAAAGACAACAATGAAGTAATCTGATGAATTCTCTCAGTGAGCGTTGAGGGGAAGTTACATACTCATGGTAACTTCCGTGTTTTAGGAAATTCCCAATATGCATACTTCAGCTGAAGTAATCTGATGAATTCTCTCAGTGAGACTTGAGGGGAAATTACACACTCATGGTAACTTCCTTgtttacagaaaaatacatttactcaactactgtacCTAAGGACAATTTTGAGGTAATTGTACTTTACTCTAcgcttccactccactacatttcagagggaaatattcaCCAGGCTGACAGCAGAAATATGGTGGACAAAGGTAGTTTTCAAATAGGTTCTATGAGGAGTATACAGGAGtaaaaatgcattgtttttatttgttgttttactgattttattatttccaAAACAAACGTAACTATGTTATAAGAAATATCTTTGCAGGCTTTTTTAATAGAAAGCTATCTGATTTACAAATGCCTTGCTACTTGAACAACACATTCAAAAAGCAAAGCCAGTATTAGTATTTGGGTAAGCCTCCTCAATTTTGATTCATTAACATACCTTGATCACAGTTCCTGAGAGGTTAACACACACGACATAGAAATACATTTACTTGCTTGTGAAAGCTTATATTCTCGAGCTTCCCCTTCAGATCATGATCATAAATCTCCGTTCTCCACATTGTGAGAAGCATACCCCTATAGGAATGGCCATTATCATCGTTGGAGAGGTCAATACTTGGCTGCAATTCAAGTGTAACTGTAAAACCCTGCAGATCCCTGAAAAGGAATTCATAAACAGGCATAACTGGCAACCTCTCTCATCTAAATCAATACCCTGAAGAGAGGCAGACCATCCATGGATGAGGCAAAGCACAAAGCCCCAGTGTGAAAGAGATGTCCCACAATGCTCTCCATCTTGATGTTCGCAGGGATAATGTGAGGCACCTGCCAATGAAAGTTGAAAAAAGAGGCCGCTGTAGGCACTGCAAGGATGGATATATGTCAACTGCATGCATCAAGTGTGATGTTCATTTGTGCTTCACAGATCAAAAGAACTGCTTCCTTCAGTTTCACACATAAAGAGACCCAAACGAGGATGGCATCTAAGGACAAGGACCTTGCATTTTGATGTGGGCGTTCCTTCAAACTGACACAGACACTATTGATGTGATGTATTGTAATGAACAACATGCGCCACCAGAGGTCAATCTGTCATTATACAGGCAACTCACTGCAGATGTTTTGACAGCAGccctgtgaaaacagctgcaacAGCGATGGAAGTGCATCAGGAACAGCTGACAGTGGTCTATAGCACCTGACTAAAGTAATACAAACCCCTTTGGATACCTCAATATTTAGGACCAGAAACTCCCATTTGTTTGCTGACAGATTTAGAGAGTGCAACATTGACAAGAAATTTGCTCTTTACAAAAATAGATACCCCACCCCCTCTCTTGGGGTGAGCAGtttggtaaacattatacccgCCAATAGAGATGACTTTATCTGTAATAGATTTTGCGAGCTGGGTTTCAGATAAGACAATAATGTCAGCATCACTTGATTAAGCCCAGATATgtaacaaatctttttttttttacaccgcactgtaacttttattcttgtattttatacctgtcttattctattttagcatGTTTTAGTTTTCTATTCTTTTAGATCTTTAATCACTATTTTACTTGTattaaaatgtccttttataatttgttttgtgtgctgTTTGTCTCAATGCCTTTAATGTCTTATGTAAAACACTCTGAATTGCCTTTTTGTCAAAATGTGTGCTTAGCTTGCCTTTTAATAACTGGATGGTAACTAATTTGGTGGCATATAGTTTGAAATAACTATTAATTAACAACTATTTATTGATGATTAACTAATCACATTAACTCATAGTgacttgttcatttattaatGGTGAGCAACTTCAATTCATGTCACATCCTGCATTGTTTCATGCATTAAGTCATCATGAGTCATGTATTAGTTATGCATTACTTAAGCATGTGTTTTGTACTGTTATTATAGTGTCCTCAGTGTTGATCAGTGGAGTTTACATGATTT
This window of the Thunnus albacares chromosome 5, fThuAlb1.1, whole genome shotgun sequence genome carries:
- the LOC122982309 gene encoding galactose-specific lectin nattectin-like, giving the protein HDECVAVSGCPPGWTQFGSRCFIFFRIARAWTDAEVSDATKTIIPLFTLRTCISAGGNLASIHSADENSFLRNLVIRVTGHCLHTWIGGFDAVKEGTWMWTDGSRFDYRRWGTGEPNNVGVENCIEMNFRGSFWNDGRCSWTRPFVCAKDL